In Macrobrachium rosenbergii isolate ZJJX-2024 chromosome 47, ASM4041242v1, whole genome shotgun sequence, the following are encoded in one genomic region:
- the LOC136830612 gene encoding uncharacterized protein → MWQLYASLFLSVVVSMCDAHGRLIDPPSRASAWRFGWGTPIDYNDNEGFCGGFNYQYNIQGGKCGICGDAWDEDPRPHEAGGKYATGTIVRQYTEGQVIPVKVDVTSNHRGHFEFRICPNDNPKVEASQTCLNEHPLFLAEGGFQYELPRYNGEHVLQLQLPKNLTCSQCVFQWRYVAGNNWGTCEDGSGNLGCGPQEEFRACADVAISAQPTWSSNGFTEVTGSKTKSSSVGKVTSSYSWYSTPEPEVKPTLSPTIRPPPPSTSRTEPPRGTTTSRRTSVRRTTILPKRTTTAPSSPSSSRRPRPRTTTLEPTSSRPPTTPRPEPVRSTEEPGPSSLCRSVGVWKAVPGMDEWCLRNCLHTPPFCPSSHCTCD, encoded by the exons ATGTGGCAGCTTTATGCATCACTATTCCTGTCTGTC GTCGTGAGCATGTGCGATGCCCACGGGCGTCTCATCGACCCGCCCTCGAGGGCGTCTGCCTGGCGCTTCGGGTGGGGCACGCCCATCGATTACAATGACAACGAAGGCTTCTGTGGTGGTTTCAAC TACCAATACAACATCCAAGGAGGGAAGTGTGGCATCTGTGGCGACGCCTGGGACGAAGACCCCCGCCCCCATGAGGCCGGGGGGAAGTACGCCACGGGCACCATCGTCAGGCAGTACACCGAAGGTCAGGTCATCCCGGTCAAGGTCGACGTCACGAGCAACCACAGAGGTCATTTCGAGTTTAGGATCTGCCCGAACGACAACCCGAAGGTGGAGGCTTCGCAGACGTGTCTGAATGA ACATCCCTTATTCCTAGCTGAAGGAGGATTCCAGTACGAGCTCCCAAGATACAATGGCGAACATGTCCTACAGTTGCAGCTGCCCAAGAACCTGACCTGTTCCCAGTGTGTTTTCCAG tggaGGTACGTGGCTGGCAACAACTGGGGTACTTGCGAGGATGGATCAGGGAATCTAGGGTGTGGCCCACAGGAAGAATTCAGGGCATGCGCTGATGTAGCCATATCTGCCCAGCCCACCTG GTCGAGCAACGGGTTCACCGAAGTCACAGGATCCAAGACAAAATCCTCGTCGGTGGGGAAAGTCACCAGCAGCTACAGCTGGTATTCCACCCCGGAGCCAGAAGTCAAGCCTACCTTGAGCCCAACAATAAGGCCTCCACCCCCATCGACCTCCCGGACGGAACCTCCGCGAGGAACGACCACAAGCCGTCGAACCAGCGTACGGCGTACGACCATCCTCCCCAAGCGGACGACCACGGCCCCTAGCAGCCCTAGCAGCAGCAGACGTCCCAGGCCTCGCACCACGACTTTGGAGCCAACGTCCTCACGGCCTCCGACGACTCCTAGGCCTGAGCCCGTCCGCTCCACTGAGGAGCCCGGACCGTCGAGTCTCTGTCGTTCGGTGGGAGTCTGGAAGGCAGTGCCTGGCATGGATGAGTGGTGCTTGAGGAACTGTCTTCACACGCCTCCATTCTGCCCTTCTTCTCATTGTACCTGTGATTAG